The following nucleotide sequence is from Bacteroidota bacterium.
TTACTTGCATGCTCAAGGAGATATAAAATGACCCACTCGAGTACGCGAAGACCCATTATTGTTAATGGTTTCTGGTTCTTGGTTTGATGGCTTGGTAAATAGTTAATAGTTTTGGGTAAATAGTTATAGTTCATCGGTTACTGGTTATGGTTTTATGGTTTTGTAAATCATCAACTTAAAACTGAAACTATAAACTAAATAACTAAAACTAAAAACCACCAACTAATAACTAATTATTGTTAATGGTTTCTGGTCCTTGGTTTGATGGCTTGGTAAATAGTTAATAGTTTTGGGTAAATAGTTATAGTTCATCGGTTACTGGTTATGGTTTTATGGTTTTGTAAATCATCAACTTAAAACTGAAACTATAAACTAAATAACTATAAACTAATAACCAATAACTAAATGTTAATCAATAAAAGCAATGGCTACAGGATTAGAAAATTTGTGGATATATAAACTTGCAGAAGACCTTGAGGTTAAGGTTCATGAAGTTACTAAGTCATTTCCAAGGGATGAATTATATCGTTCCATTGATCAGCTCAGGCGTTCATCTTCATCGGTAGCAAACAACATAGCCGAACATTACCATAAGACAACGACAAAAGAAAAAAAACGATTTCTAACTATTGCAAAAGGTGAAATAGAGGAGACCAGAAGAGGTGTTCTGAAATCAGCACGCAAAAAATTCTTGTCGGAATTAATTGCCACTGAAATTGCCGACCAATACACTATTCTGATGAAAGGAATCACTTCTTATGTCCGTTTCCTTGAACTCAACAATCTTGAAAAGAAGAAAATACCATCAACTTAAAACTAAAACTATAAACTAATAACTATAACTAATAACCAATAACTAAAAACTAAAGTGGGATGATATCTCAACCTGAAAAAATTTGCCGAACCCACTACTAAATACTCCATACTACATACTAACTTCTACATACTCAACTAAATTTTACTGAGGAACAAAAAATGGAAGAAAAAACAATCCTACTAATCGAAGACAACCCGAACGATATCGATTTGACTTTGCGGGCTTTTAAAAAAAACAACATCGTTAATAAAATAGTAATCGCACGGGATGGTGCGGAAGCCCTCGAGTATCTCTTCGGGGAAAAAGCTATCCATCCAACTTTAGTTCTCCTCGATTTAAAATTACCAAAAGTTGACGGCTTGGAAGTGCTCAAGCAAATTCGTTCAAACGAAAAGACAAAACTTTACCCCGTTGTAGTATTAACATCATCCACAGAACAGTGCGATTTAAAAGCGGCGTATGAATTAGGTACAAACAGCTACATCAAAAAACCGGTAAGCTTTGAAGCATTCATCGAAGCAGTGCATAAATTAGGCGTGTACTGGCTAATATTGAACGAACCACCGGCGGAGTAATGAATAGTTAATGGTATTTAGAAAAAATTAACTCAACCTCCTAAGCGAATTCAAACTGAGCTCCCGAGGCTGTCTAAAACGTAAATATTTCTTAGTGTTTCTT
It contains:
- a CDS encoding response regulator, which codes for MEEKTILLIEDNPNDIDLTLRAFKKNNIVNKIVIARDGAEALEYLFGEKAIHPTLVLLDLKLPKVDGLEVLKQIRSNEKTKLYPVVVLTSSTEQCDLKAAYELGTNSYIKKPVSFEAFIEAVHKLGVYWLILNEPPAE
- a CDS encoding four helix bundle protein, with amino-acid sequence MATGLENLWIYKLAEDLEVKVHEVTKSFPRDELYRSIDQLRRSSSSVANNIAEHYHKTTTKEKKRFLTIAKGEIEETRRGVLKSARKKFLSELIATEIADQYTILMKGITSYVRFLELNNLEKKKIPST